A stretch of the Gracilinanus agilis isolate LMUSP501 chromosome 4, AgileGrace, whole genome shotgun sequence genome encodes the following:
- the LOC123246436 gene encoding adhesion G-protein coupled receptor F2-like: MFLAILLSCLEFLQPTESCIAHCQGVKKDRVQMSFRSRDCGRPCAENSYCLQSCASGFEGKIKYLCRNKEWYKYTDTCTTLNVFTIFEVKSTSVFSVTTPKIRSYETITDALMRRCPEDLSCVLKSIQNSPQIPGNIKVIVQLLNNISRVMSEDVNEARMKSYSIMANHILDSRSTSNWTFVPEKSSSAVLLESMISFVGNLLLKKSSLDISEEFIHILGMSISKDNPQEESLSFSMKVNDTEDKISGIVLLPLEEIGKLSLPSQAISIAFPTLGAILEASFSENVTTNGLILSVILPQEFERISLAFEKISKSEGSRTHCVGWHPTKNKWDRGVCEMALDSPDQALCSCKLHNRFTSFSILMSPYTPVSPVLIYIMYIGLGISIGSLVICLIIEAIVWHEVTKTEISYFRHVCIVNIAITLLLADVGFVIASFFSDLELHHDGCVAVTFFIHFFYLSVFFWMLMMALLILYGIMIVFHTIPKSVIMTTAFSVGYGGPLIIAVITVVVTEPVGGYVRPTTCWLNWDNTKALLAFVVPALAIVVVNLITVGMVIIKTQWPSIGSPIAQDLETIVRISKNVAILTPLLGLTWGFGIAIVMEQNSLVLHIIFSLLNAFQGLFILVFGTFLDQKIRDAIKARIASAKALSRLSEHILSSGGPDSNRKQASSCLLCIQEYEGYF, encoded by the exons ATTGTGGGAGACCTTGTGCTGAAAATTCCTACTGCTTGCAGTCCTGTGCTTCCGGGTTTGAGGGGAAGATAAAGTATCTATGCAGGAATAAAGAATGGTATAAATACACAGATACTTGCACAACTCTTAATGTCTTCACCATCTTTGAG GTCAAAAGCACCAGCGTTTTCTCAGTAACAACTCCTAAAATAAGATCATATGAAACAATTACAGATGCTTTGATGCGACGATGTCCAGAGGATTTGTCTTGCGTACTGAAAAGCATTCAAAATTCTCCACAAATACCAGGAAACATTAAGGTCATCGTGCAGCTGCTGAATAATATTTCAAGAGTGATGTCTGAAGATGTTAATGAAGCTCGGATGAAG AGCTACAGCATCATGGCGAATCATATCCTTGACAGCAGAAGCACCTCAAACTGGACCTTTGTCCCTGAAAAAAGCAGTAGCGCTGTCCTTTTGGAGTCAATGATTTCATTTGTGGGGAACCTCTTATTGAAGAAGAGTTCCCTTGATATCTCAGAAGAATTCATTCACATCCTGGGCATGAGTAtatcaaaagacaacccccaagaagAGAGCTTGAGTTTTTCCATGAAGGTGAATGACACTGAGGATAAAATCAGTGGGATAGTGCTTCTCCCATTGGAAGAGATTGGGAAGCTGTCCCTACCTTCTCAAGCCATCAGCATTGCCTTCCCCACTCTAGGGGCCATCTTGGAAGCCAGCTTCTCTGAGAATGTCACTACGAATGGCCTCATTCTTTCTGTCATCTTGCCCCAGGAGTTTGAAAGAATCTCATTGGCTTTTGAGAAGATTTCCAAATCTGAAGGTAGTAGAACACATTGTGTTGGCTGGCATCCAACAAAGAACAAGTGGGACAGAGGGGTCTGTGAAATGGCCCTGGACAGCCCAGATCAAGCTCTCTGTAGTTGTAAATTGCACAACAGGTTTACTTCTTTCTCAATTCTTATGTCGCCCTATACCCCTGTGAGCCCAGTTCTCATTTACATCATGTATATTGGCCTGGGCATCTCAATTGGTAGTTTAGTTATTTGCCTGATCATTGAAGCCATCGTCTGGCATGAGGTAACAAAGACAGAGATCTCGTATTTTCGCCATGTTTGCATCGTGAATATCGCCATCACGCTTCTGTTGGCAGATGTGGGCTTCGTTATAGCTTCCTTCTTTAGTGATCTAGAGTTACACCATGATGGTTGTGTGGCTGTTACATTTTTTATTCACTTCTTTTACCTCTCTGTTTTCTTCTGGATGTTGATGATGGCACTCCTCATCCTTTATGGAATCATGATTGTTTTTCATACTATCCCAAAGTCTGTTATAATGACGACTGCCTTCTCAGTAGGATATGGGGGCCCTTTGATTATTGCTGTTATTACAGTTGTTGTTACTGAACCTGTCGGAGGTTATGTGCGGCCCACGACCTGCTGGCTCAACTGGGATAATACCAAAGCCCTTCTTGCCTTTGTCGTCCCAGCCCTTGCCATTGTGGTGGTGAACTTGATCACAGTAGGAATGGTCATAATAAAGACTCAATGGCCTTCCATTGGCAGCCCCATAGCTCAAGATCTAGAAACCATAGTGAGGATAAGTAAGAACGTTGCCATCCTCACACCCCTGCTGGGCCTGACCTGGGGCTTTGGAATAGCCATTGTCATGGAACAGAATTCACTGGTACTCCACATCATCTTCTCATTACTTAATGCTTTCCAG GGCTTATTTATCTTGGTGTTTGGAACATTCCTGGATCAGAAG ATAAGGGATGCCATAAAGGCCAGAATAGCCTCTGCAAAAGCGCTATCCAGACTATCAGAG CACATCCTTAGTTCTGGAGGACCAGATTCCAACAGGAAACAGGCTTCATCTTGCCTTCTTTGCATTCAGGAATATGAAGGATATTTCTAA